A region of Chloracidobacterium sp. DNA encodes the following proteins:
- a CDS encoding nuclear transport factor 2 family protein — protein sequence MHKLSFVFVVVVLFAGSSVAFGQRKDVMKPINQFVNGFNKGDMESAMAACSEATAIIDEFPPHTWSGAGACQRWVDDYVSDAERSGIKDGVVTLGKPSHFEMTADHAYVVIPSSYVYKQKGKRVAQIGSLFTFSLNKGANGWAITGWSWSTK from the coding sequence ATGCATAAACTAAGTTTTGTGTTCGTGGTAGTTGTACTGTTCGCAGGTTCGAGCGTTGCGTTCGGGCAGCGTAAAGATGTAATGAAGCCGATCAATCAATTCGTCAATGGCTTTAACAAGGGTGATATGGAGTCGGCAATGGCTGCTTGTTCAGAGGCGACCGCGATCATCGACGAGTTTCCGCCGCACACCTGGAGCGGAGCGGGAGCATGTCAAAGATGGGTTGATGACTACGTTTCTGATGCCGAAAGAAGTGGCATCAAGGACGGCGTCGTTACACTCGGCAAACCTTCGCACTTTGAAATGACCGCCGATCACGCCTATGTCGTCATTCCGTCAAGCTACGTCTATAAACAAAAAGGCAAACGCGTCGCGCAGATCGGTTCGCTGTTTACGTTCTCGCTTAACAAAGGCGCAAACGGCTGGGCTATAACCGGCTGGTCGTGGTCAACGAAATAG
- a CDS encoding transcriptional repressor: MKQAIKDIESLGITKQRQAVLQVIRESHEHLTANEVFEDAKQILPGISFATVYNSLRYLKNEGLIGEVRFGMDASRYDRKLTRHDHAICNNCGKLVDLELSIPEGLFKEAAKRSKFEPESIELTLHGLCPKCVK; this comes from the coding sequence ATGAAGCAGGCGATAAAAGACATCGAGAGTTTGGGGATCACAAAGCAGCGGCAGGCTGTTTTGCAGGTTATTCGCGAATCTCACGAACATTTGACAGCCAACGAGGTCTTTGAGGATGCTAAGCAGATATTGCCGGGCATTTCGTTTGCGACGGTATATAATTCGCTGCGTTATCTGAAGAATGAAGGGCTGATCGGCGAAGTGCGTTTCGGCATGGACGCTTCGCGTTACGACCGCAAATTGACTCGTCACGATCATGCGATATGCAATAACTGCGGAAAGCTTGTCGATCTCGAATTGTCTATTCCGGAAGGCTTGTTCAAAGAAGCGGCAAAGCGTTCGAAATTTGAACCTGAGTCGATCGAACTGACGCTGCACGGTTTATGTCCTAAGTGTGTTAAATAG
- the katG gene encoding catalase/peroxidase HPI yields the protein MGNTEDQNSGEALEINDSSRCPFTGGAVSFTTSTKRSNRDWWPNALDLKILRQNSSLADPMGEDFNYAEEFKSLDLDAVIKDLTALMTDSQEWWPADYGHYGPFFIRMSWHAAGTYRVSDGRGGAGQGEQRFAPTNSWPDNGNLDKARRLLWPIKQKYGRKLSWADLFVLTGNVALESMGFKTFGFGGGRADVWQPQEDVYWGSEGEWLATSDKPNSRYSGERDLENPLAAVQMGLIYVNPEGPDGNPDPLLSARDIRETFARMAMNDEETVALVAGGHTFGKAHGAGDAANVGVEPEGAPIEAQGFGWLSSYASGKGADTITSGIEGAWTPTPITWDHSYWETLFGNEWELTKSPAGANQWQPVGVEPNVPDAADPSKKHLPMMTTADMAMRMDPAYEKISRRFMENPAEFADAFARAWFKLTHRDMGPKARYLGPLVPQEDLIWQDPIPAGTRIDASDVAALKAKILVSGLSISQLVSTAWASASTFRGSDNRGGANGARIRLTPQKYWEVNNPGQLAGVLSTYEGIQAEFNAGGKSVSMADLIVLGGCAAVEKAAKDAGHDISVPFTPGRGDATQEQTEVDSFKFLEPQADGFRNFKKGHHKTSAEELLIDKAQLLTLTAPEMTVLVGGMRVLGTNYDGSNHGVFTGRPGTLTNDFFVNLLDMSTKWEPANGDGQVFNGTDRASGNAKWTGSRVDLVFGSNSELRALAEVYGCADGSDKFVKDFVAAWDKVMNLDRFDLA from the coding sequence ATGGGAAATACAGAAGACCAAAATAGTGGCGAAGCTTTAGAAATAAACGATTCGAGCAGATGCCCTTTCACAGGCGGTGCGGTGAGCTTTACGACCAGTACAAAAAGGTCGAACCGCGATTGGTGGCCAAATGCACTGGATCTGAAGATCCTGCGGCAGAACTCGTCGCTGGCAGATCCGATGGGCGAAGATTTTAATTACGCCGAAGAATTTAAGTCACTCGACCTCGACGCCGTGATCAAGGATCTGACTGCGTTGATGACAGATTCGCAGGAGTGGTGGCCGGCGGACTATGGCCATTACGGGCCGTTCTTTATCCGTATGTCGTGGCATGCAGCGGGTACGTATCGCGTCTCGGATGGCCGCGGCGGAGCCGGACAGGGCGAACAGCGTTTTGCTCCGACAAACAGTTGGCCCGACAACGGCAATCTCGACAAAGCCCGACGCCTTCTCTGGCCGATCAAGCAAAAGTACGGCCGCAAGCTTTCGTGGGCCGACCTTTTTGTCCTGACAGGCAATGTGGCACTCGAATCGATGGGATTCAAGACATTTGGCTTCGGCGGCGGGCGTGCTGATGTATGGCAGCCGCAGGAAGATGTTTATTGGGGGTCTGAGGGCGAGTGGCTGGCGACCAGCGACAAGCCGAACAGCCGCTATTCAGGTGAACGCGATCTCGAAAATCCGCTTGCTGCTGTGCAGATGGGCTTGATCTATGTCAATCCCGAAGGCCCGGACGGCAATCCTGATCCGCTATTGTCGGCACGCGACATCCGCGAAACATTTGCCCGTATGGCTATGAACGACGAAGAGACGGTCGCTCTCGTAGCCGGCGGCCACACATTTGGAAAGGCTCATGGTGCGGGCGATGCGGCAAATGTCGGTGTCGAGCCTGAAGGCGCTCCGATCGAGGCACAGGGATTTGGCTGGCTCAGCAGTTATGCATCCGGTAAAGGTGCTGACACTATCACAAGTGGCATCGAAGGTGCGTGGACGCCGACGCCGATCACGTGGGATCACAGTTACTGGGAAACCTTGTTCGGTAACGAATGGGAACTGACAAAGAGCCCTGCCGGTGCGAATCAGTGGCAGCCTGTCGGTGTCGAACCAAACGTACCCGACGCTGCCGACCCGAGCAAGAAGCATTTGCCGATGATGACCACCGCCGACATGGCGATGCGAATGGATCCGGCGTACGAAAAGATCTCGCGTCGATTTATGGAAAATCCAGCGGAATTTGCTGATGCTTTCGCACGTGCGTGGTTCAAGCTGACGCACCGCGATATGGGCCCGAAAGCTCGTTATCTCGGCCCGCTCGTTCCGCAGGAAGATCTGATCTGGCAGGATCCTATCCCGGCCGGAACCAGAATCGATGCGTCTGACGTAGCCGCTCTCAAGGCGAAGATACTTGTATCTGGACTATCGATCTCGCAGCTTGTGTCGACGGCTTGGGCGTCTGCATCGACGTTCCGCGGCTCGGACAATCGAGGCGGAGCGAACGGAGCACGCATTCGCCTGACGCCGCAGAAGTACTGGGAAGTCAATAATCCGGGACAACTCGCCGGCGTGCTTTCGACCTACGAAGGCATTCAGGCTGAGTTCAACGCTGGCGGCAAATCGGTCTCGATGGCTGACCTGATCGTTCTCGGCGGCTGCGCTGCTGTGGAAAAGGCCGCAAAAGATGCCGGACACGATATTTCGGTTCCATTCACGCCGGGACGCGGCGACGCGACGCAGGAGCAGACCGAGGTCGATTCGTTCAAATTTCTTGAGCCGCAGGCTGATGGTTTCCGCAATTTCAAGAAAGGCCATCACAAGACTTCTGCTGAAGAATTGCTGATCGATAAGGCTCAATTGCTGACGCTCACGGCACCGGAAATGACCGTTCTAGTTGGCGGAATGCGTGTCCTCGGAACAAATTACGACGGATCGAATCACGGCGTTTTCACCGGTCGCCCGGGCACGCTGACCAACGATTTCTTCGTCAATCTGCTCGATATGAGCACAAAGTGGGAACCGGCAAACGGCGACGGACAGGTCTTCAACGGAACCGATCGCGCGTCAGGCAACGCCAAATGGACGGGCAGCCGTGTCGATCTCGTCTTCGGCTCCAACTCCGAACTCCGAGCACTCGCTGAGGTTTATGGGTGTGCAGACGGCAGTGACAAATTCGTCAAAGACTTCGTCGCTGCTTGGGACAAGGTGATGAATCTTGATCGCTTTGATCTGGCGTAA
- a CDS encoding DUF1801 domain-containing protein: MAEKKSKLAEIKTKPTAASVEDFLNDIADEQKRKDSFLILEMMKKSSGEEPKMWGGSIIGFGNKRYQSPATGREVDWLQIGFSPRKANLSLYLTAGLKQHFAALERLGKHKTGVGCLYINKLADVDIKVLKEMIDESLKTLSTHK, translated from the coding sequence ATGGCCGAGAAAAAATCAAAACTAGCTGAAATAAAAACAAAACCAACCGCCGCGAGCGTGGAAGATTTTCTCAATGACATTGCCGATGAACAGAAGCGCAAAGACAGCTTTCTGATCTTGGAGATGATGAAAAAATCCAGTGGCGAAGAGCCTAAGATGTGGGGCGGTTCGATCATTGGATTTGGCAATAAGAGATACCAAAGCCCCGCGACGGGCCGCGAAGTTGATTGGCTACAGATAGGTTTCTCACCGCGAAAAGCGAATCTGTCGCTCTATCTCACCGCTGGCCTAAAGCAACACTTCGCAGCCCTCGAACGGCTGGGCAAGCATAAGACTGGTGTCGGCTGTCTCTACATCAATAAGCTCGCCGATGTGGACATTAAGGTTCTAAAGGAAATGATCGATGAATCTTTGAAGACATTGTCCACGCACAAATAA
- a CDS encoding DinB family protein: MSDSAILITALETVPGVIIPLIREVPPEILKRRPSPGTWSAYENAVHLSQSDVAFRARLDLILSTPEPFIETIENSADDEAGAMLDIDLDESLDRYLRERASLVERLKQLTPDEWQKTAVHEAFDHYSIFIMFRHLYVHEMHHAYLLEQLMLKNDWD; this comes from the coding sequence ATGAGCGATTCAGCAATCTTGATTACCGCGTTGGAAACGGTGCCCGGCGTGATCATTCCTCTCATCCGAGAAGTGCCGCCGGAGATATTGAAGCGTCGTCCGAGTCCGGGAACATGGTCGGCTTATGAGAATGCGGTTCATTTGTCGCAGTCTGACGTGGCGTTTCGCGCGCGGCTGGACCTGATCTTGTCCACGCCGGAACCGTTCATTGAAACGATAGAAAATTCTGCTGATGACGAAGCAGGTGCGATGCTCGACATTGATCTGGACGAAAGTCTCGACAGATACCTCCGCGAGCGGGCTTCGCTTGTTGAAAGGCTAAAACAACTCACGCCCGACGAATGGCAAAAAACCGCCGTCCACGAGGCGTTCGATCATTATTCAATATTCATCATGTTTCGGCATCTATACGTCCACGAGATGCACCATGCTTATCTTCTAGAACAGTTGATGCTCAAGAATGATTGGGATTAA
- the mqnE gene encoding aminofutalosine synthase MqnE, with translation MQFSFDPNLRDIADKVEDGERLTFDEGLALYNTNDLNALGKLADTVRRKKHGLTTYYNVNRHFNHTNICVADCKFCGFYKRARQEGAYTHSIEEGIQIARDAVAEGATELHIVGGLNSKLPFTYYTDLFSSLKREFPKLHLKALTMVELDFFAHFYKMSDEDVIEKLKAAGMDSCPGGGAEIFAEPTRSRICDHKCDGARWLELAGKVHAAGLKTNATMLYGHIESIEDRIDHFVQLREQQDRSGGFQCFIPLAFYPPGTALDSLPGPDAIDNLKTIAVSRLMLDNFDHIKAYWVMLGKATAQTALHFGANDLDGTITDGGELTHAYAAEGEVKMTKQEIIEMIHRAGFEAVERDTIYNRVEKILA, from the coding sequence ATGCAGTTTTCATTTGATCCGAATTTACGTGACATTGCCGACAAGGTTGAGGACGGCGAGCGGTTGACGTTTGACGAAGGCCTTGCCTTGTACAACACGAACGACCTCAACGCCCTCGGCAAGCTCGCCGACACTGTTCGCCGCAAAAAGCACGGCCTGACGACGTATTACAACGTCAACCGTCATTTTAACCACACTAATATCTGCGTTGCCGATTGCAAATTCTGTGGTTTTTACAAACGTGCGCGTCAGGAAGGTGCGTACACTCACTCGATCGAGGAGGGCATACAAATAGCGCGGGACGCTGTCGCCGAAGGTGCGACCGAGCTGCATATCGTAGGCGGCCTGAACAGCAAACTCCCTTTTACGTACTACACCGATCTCTTCTCGTCGCTCAAGCGGGAATTCCCAAAGCTCCATCTCAAAGCCTTGACGATGGTCGAGCTTGATTTTTTTGCCCACTTTTACAAGATGAGCGACGAAGACGTCATCGAAAAGCTCAAAGCAGCAGGAATGGACTCGTGTCCGGGCGGTGGTGCGGAGATCTTCGCGGAACCAACGCGTTCACGTATCTGCGATCACAAATGCGACGGGGCTCGCTGGCTTGAGCTCGCGGGCAAGGTCCACGCCGCCGGCCTCAAGACCAACGCGACGATGCTCTACGGCCACATCGAGTCTATCGAAGACCGCATCGACCACTTCGTACAGTTGAGAGAGCAGCAGGATAGATCAGGCGGTTTCCAGTGCTTCATCCCGCTCGCGTTCTACCCGCCGGGAACCGCGCTCGACAGCCTGCCCGGCCCGGACGCGATCGACAATCTCAAGACCATCGCCGTCTCACGCTTGATGCTCGACAACTTCGACCACATCAAGGCCTACTGGGTCATGCTCGGCAAAGCCACCGCCCAAACCGCCCTCCACTTCGGCGCCAACGACCTCGACGGCACCATCACCGACGGCGGCGAACTAACCCACGCCTACGCCGCCGAAGGCGAAGTGAAAATGACCAAACAAGAGATCATCGAAATGATCCACCGAGCCGGCTTCGAAGCAGTGGAAAGGGATACTATTTACAACCGAGTCGAGAAAATCCTCGCATGA
- a CDS encoding DUF72 domain-containing protein, with product MKFGQVPNPEEIDFTIPPDHADTKPVLAKSKAKGLEIHVGCAKWNKTDLKGFYPKGIKDELAYYSTQFNCIELNATFYRLFAPSTFEKWYATVPEGFKFFPKFEQTISHFRRLKDVKEVVDNNVTNFSHLQEKLGMPFLQMHNNFGPKDFDRVKEFVANWKYDISLAMEFRHTDWYNDPAVSSELYDLLEKNNITNVLVDTAGRRDLMHMRLTTPNAFVRWVGANEPTSDRKRLDEWVERVADWKKQGLRQLNFFVHQNVENESPLLSAYFIEKLNKKIGTDLQIPKTLEG from the coding sequence ATGAAATTCGGACAAGTCCCAAACCCTGAAGAGATCGATTTTACGATCCCGCCCGATCATGCAGACACAAAACCTGTTCTCGCAAAATCCAAGGCTAAAGGTCTCGAAATTCATGTCGGCTGCGCGAAATGGAACAAGACCGACCTCAAAGGCTTTTATCCGAAAGGCATAAAGGATGAGCTTGCCTATTACTCGACGCAATTTAACTGTATCGAACTAAATGCTACGTTTTATCGGCTGTTTGCTCCCTCGACGTTTGAGAAATGGTATGCGACCGTTCCTGAGGGATTTAAGTTTTTTCCGAAGTTTGAGCAGACGATATCGCACTTTCGAAGGCTCAAGGACGTGAAAGAGGTGGTCGATAATAACGTCACTAATTTCTCGCATTTACAGGAAAAATTGGGGATGCCGTTTTTGCAGATGCACAACAATTTCGGGCCGAAAGATTTTGACCGTGTTAAAGAATTTGTCGCAAATTGGAAATACGACATTTCGTTGGCAATGGAGTTTAGACATACGGATTGGTACAACGATCCTGCGGTTTCATCCGAGCTTTACGATCTGCTCGAAAAAAACAACATTACCAACGTCCTAGTCGATACCGCCGGACGCCGCGACCTGATGCATATGCGGTTGACGACGCCGAACGCTTTTGTGCGTTGGGTTGGTGCAAATGAACCGACGTCAGATCGTAAGAGGCTTGATGAATGGGTTGAACGTGTTGCAGATTGGAAAAAGCAGGGATTACGGCAACTCAACTTCTTTGTCCACCAAAACGTGGAAAATGAATCACCGCTGCTTTCTGCTTACTTTATCGAAAAGTTAAATAAGAAGATCGGAACTGACCTACAGATACCAAAGACGCTCGAAGGCTAA
- a CDS encoding nitric-oxide reductase large subunit, whose protein sequence is MKRLWMILGAVFILSFAILGWVGTEIFRQAPPIPKEVITTDGTVVIAAEQVMDGQNVWQAMGGMQVGSIWGHGSYVAPDWTADYLHRECVFILNTWSNREFGCGYDEASGEQQAVLRQRLQDMFRKNTYDEANGKITIDSLRAKAFEDNLKHYSDVFANGNKDYAIQKNAQSDPVKLRSLTSFFFWTAWASAANRPNNTISYTSNFPSEPFVGNVPTSSAIVWTGVSVIMLIAGIGAMVWFYAGWRKEAEDSDTPDSDPLIGETLTASQKATVKYFVVVSLLFLLQIIMGIVTAHYGVEGGGFYGIPLQDYLPYVVSRTWHTQLGIFWIATAWLAAGLFISPYICGKEPKFQKLGVDLLFIALLIVVLGSMGGQWMSVMHKLGSGDLWFWFGHQGYEYVDLGRVWQAALFVGLLLWLFLIARAAISALKREGTNKSLIWLFMGTTAGIALFYAPGLFWGMRSHLTVVEYWRWWVVHLWVEGFFEVFATVVIAYLFARLRVIKAEHAAQASLLSGAIYLSGGIIGTLHHLYFAGTPTIALAFGSVFSALEIVPLVFVGYEAFEHIRHSKVRPWLAQYKWVVYFFVAVAFWNLVGAGIFGFMINPPIALYYMQGLNTTAVHAHGALYGVYGTLGLALLLFCMRAMQPERKWNTKLLGFAFWAINIGMMMEILFSLLPIGLLQTYQSVAYGYWSARSPEFMQTNLMQTLRWMRLFGDTIFAIGAAAFVWFALGLMLTGGNNGHESESEAVVA, encoded by the coding sequence ATGAAAAGACTATGGATGATATTGGGCGCGGTATTTATTTTGTCGTTTGCGATATTGGGATGGGTCGGGACAGAGATATTTCGTCAGGCCCCGCCGATACCTAAAGAGGTAATCACGACCGACGGTACGGTGGTGATCGCTGCTGAACAGGTAATGGACGGCCAAAACGTATGGCAGGCAATGGGCGGTATGCAGGTTGGCTCGATCTGGGGACACGGCTCGTATGTCGCGCCCGATTGGACGGCAGACTATCTGCACCGAGAGTGTGTTTTCATTCTCAACACCTGGTCGAACCGAGAGTTTGGCTGCGGCTATGACGAGGCGAGCGGCGAACAGCAAGCCGTCCTGAGACAGCGGCTGCAGGATATGTTTCGTAAAAATACATACGACGAGGCGAATGGAAAGATCACAATAGATTCTCTGCGTGCGAAGGCGTTTGAGGACAATCTGAAGCACTACTCGGATGTTTTCGCGAACGGCAACAAGGACTACGCGATCCAAAAAAATGCTCAATCGGATCCCGTGAAACTCCGCTCACTAACATCATTCTTTTTCTGGACGGCTTGGGCTTCGGCGGCTAATCGTCCTAACAACACGATCTCTTATACAAGTAATTTTCCGTCGGAACCGTTTGTCGGAAACGTGCCGACAAGTTCTGCGATTGTTTGGACCGGCGTCAGCGTGATCATGCTGATCGCTGGTATTGGAGCGATGGTCTGGTTTTACGCGGGTTGGCGAAAAGAAGCTGAGGACAGCGACACGCCGGATTCGGATCCACTGATCGGGGAAACACTGACGGCTTCGCAAAAGGCGACGGTCAAGTACTTTGTCGTCGTGTCGCTGTTGTTTTTGCTGCAAATAATCATGGGAATTGTCACGGCGCATTACGGCGTCGAAGGTGGCGGATTTTACGGCATACCTCTGCAGGACTATCTGCCATACGTTGTTTCGCGAACGTGGCACACACAGCTCGGCATTTTCTGGATCGCTACGGCTTGGCTCGCGGCCGGGTTGTTTATCTCGCCGTACATCTGCGGTAAGGAGCCCAAGTTTCAAAAACTCGGCGTTGATCTACTGTTCATTGCGTTGCTTATCGTCGTCCTCGGTTCGATGGGTGGCCAATGGATGAGCGTCATGCACAAACTTGGCAGCGGCGATTTGTGGTTTTGGTTTGGACATCAGGGGTACGAATACGTAGACCTTGGCCGCGTCTGGCAGGCAGCATTGTTTGTAGGATTGTTGTTGTGGTTGTTCCTCATCGCTCGGGCCGCAATATCGGCACTCAAACGCGAGGGCACAAACAAGTCGCTGATCTGGCTTTTCATGGGAACGACGGCGGGCATCGCACTGTTTTATGCGCCGGGCTTGTTTTGGGGAATGCGTTCCCACTTGACGGTGGTCGAATACTGGCGTTGGTGGGTCGTGCATCTGTGGGTCGAAGGTTTCTTCGAGGTCTTTGCTACGGTTGTCATTGCATATTTGTTTGCCCGGTTAAGGGTCATCAAGGCAGAGCATGCCGCTCAAGCGTCCTTACTGTCAGGTGCGATATATCTAAGCGGTGGAATAATCGGTACGTTGCATCACCTATATTTTGCTGGAACGCCGACGATCGCGTTGGCATTTGGTTCCGTATTTAGTGCACTTGAGATCGTTCCGCTGGTATTTGTCGGTTATGAGGCGTTCGAACATATCCGTCATTCTAAGGTGCGGCCCTGGCTCGCTCAATATAAGTGGGTCGTCTATTTTTTTGTCGCTGTAGCATTTTGGAATCTGGTCGGCGCGGGAATTTTCGGATTTATGATCAATCCGCCGATCGCTCTTTATTACATGCAGGGATTGAATACGACGGCGGTTCACGCCCACGGAGCCCTGTACGGTGTTTACGGTACACTTGGCCTTGCATTGTTGTTGTTCTGTATGCGGGCCATGCAGCCCGAGCGTAAGTGGAACACAAAATTGCTGGGTTTTGCGTTTTGGGCGATAAACATCGGTATGATGATGGAAATATTGTTTAGCTTGCTGCCGATAGGCTTGCTGCAAACTTACCAGTCGGTGGCGTACGGCTATTGGTCAGCCCGCAGTCCAGAATTTATGCAGACCAACTTGATGCAGACACTTAGATGGATGCGCCTCTTTGGTGACACTATATTTGCGATCGGAGCGGCCGCGTTCGTTTGGTTTGCGTTAGGGCTAATGCTAACTGGCGGTAATAATGGTCACGAAAGTGAAAGTGAGGCAGTTGTGGCATGA
- a CDS encoding group III truncated hemoglobin gives MKPDIENRGDIDLLMLNFYERALTDDIIGYIFTDVAQLDLKSHLPIIGDFWETMLFRAGAYAARGRNPMEVHRQLHLKSALKPIHFSRWLEMFVSCVDDEFVGPRAEFIKMRANAIANRFQENLGSIANSEEVFGAERSSR, from the coding sequence ATGAAACCAGACATTGAAAACCGTGGCGATATCGATCTGCTGATGCTGAATTTTTACGAGCGAGCGTTGACTGACGACATTATCGGCTACATTTTCACTGACGTTGCACAGCTTGACCTCAAATCACACCTGCCCATCATTGGTGATTTTTGGGAGACGATGTTGTTTCGTGCCGGCGCCTACGCCGCCCGCGGGCGCAATCCAATGGAGGTGCACCGACAACTGCATCTCAAGTCGGCGTTAAAGCCGATACACTTTTCTCGATGGCTCGAGATGTTCGTGTCCTGTGTAGATGACGAATTCGTGGGGCCGAGAGCAGAGTTTATCAAGATGCGTGCCAACGCGATCGCAAACCGGTTTCAGGAAAATCTTGGATCGATCGCTAATTCCGAAGAAGTTTTTGGAGCGGAGCGATCGAGTCGATAA
- a CDS encoding Crp/Fnr family transcriptional regulator, protein MKQLLENASPALTAILQKRGHKRAYNQDQEIFAEGDVAEFLPIVISGAVKMIRSPEPGKEVIIGIFRVGEMFAVPPVFDGGPYPASATAIEDSIILQVYRKDFLQILQDSAEFALAVIAWTCEMLREKTSIIRNLATASPEQRVGNVLVKLAEAQGSAFPLRIAIRRQDIAEMASLTTETTIRVIRRFADQGIVRIVHGKIFIDSIAPLQKLLRN, encoded by the coding sequence ATGAAACAACTGCTCGAAAATGCCAGCCCTGCTTTGACCGCAATCCTACAAAAGCGTGGCCATAAACGTGCTTACAACCAAGATCAAGAGATCTTTGCTGAGGGTGACGTAGCCGAGTTTCTACCCATTGTGATTTCGGGAGCCGTCAAAATGATCCGCTCACCCGAACCCGGCAAAGAAGTGATAATCGGGATATTTCGCGTCGGAGAGATGTTTGCAGTGCCTCCCGTTTTTGACGGCGGTCCCTACCCTGCATCCGCGACTGCGATCGAGGATTCAATCATTCTGCAAGTCTATCGCAAAGATTTCTTGCAGATATTGCAGGATTCGGCTGAGTTCGCTTTGGCGGTGATCGCTTGGACCTGCGAGATGCTACGTGAAAAAACGTCTATCATTCGCAATCTAGCGACCGCTTCGCCTGAGCAACGGGTAGGAAATGTTCTGGTCAAACTTGCCGAAGCGCAGGGCTCCGCTTTTCCGCTAAGGATAGCGATCCGCCGCCAAGACATTGCCGAAATGGCGAGCCTGACGACCGAGACGACCATACGCGTTATTCGCCGTTTTGCGGATCAGGGCATTGTACGGATCGTACACGGAAAGATCTTTATCGACTCGATCGCTCCGCTCCAAAAACTTCTTCGGAATTAG
- a CDS encoding UbiA family prenyltransferase has protein sequence MASIGQKLKTTLAMIKFEHTLFALPFAFLGAILAADGLPELRQIIWITVAMVGARSAAMTFNRIIDRDIDAANPRTANRELPTGKLSVPFAWAFLYVSIGVFELASYSLNWLTFALSPVALVFVLGYSYAKRFTAFAHLLLGSALAISPSAAWIAVRGDLFDERPILLSLFVMIWTAGFDVLYACQDFEYDRKHGLRSIPARFGIKNALWIARLFHLQSFIVLVLLYFATGMHWLALVGVVAVGVLFVYQHTLVKPHDLSKMNAAFFTTNAFVSVILLVTFGGAVFLSR, from the coding sequence ATGGCATCCATTGGACAAAAACTAAAAACGACGCTCGCGATGATCAAGTTCGAGCATACGCTGTTTGCGTTGCCATTCGCTTTTCTCGGGGCGATCCTCGCGGCAGACGGCCTGCCTGAATTGCGGCAGATAATCTGGATAACCGTTGCGATGGTCGGAGCTCGTTCAGCAGCAATGACCTTTAACCGCATAATCGACCGCGACATCGATGCCGCAAACCCGCGCACCGCAAATCGCGAACTACCAACTGGCAAACTCTCGGTTCCCTTCGCCTGGGCGTTTCTTTATGTTTCGATAGGCGTATTTGAGCTGGCATCGTATTCCTTGAACTGGCTGACATTCGCATTGTCGCCGGTTGCCCTTGTTTTTGTGCTCGGTTACTCCTACGCCAAACGTTTCACAGCATTTGCTCATCTGTTGCTCGGATCGGCTCTCGCTATCTCACCTTCGGCGGCCTGGATAGCGGTTCGCGGAGACCTTTTTGATGAAAGACCGATCCTGCTTTCGCTCTTTGTGATGATCTGGACCGCAGGTTTTGACGTCCTTTACGCCTGTCAGGATTTTGAATACGACCGTAAACACGGTCTTCGTTCGATCCCGGCACGTTTTGGTATAAAGAACGCGCTCTGGATCGCTCGCCTATTTCATTTACAGTCTTTTATTGTCTTGGTTTTGCTGTATTTCGCGACCGGAATGCACTGGCTTGCGCTTGTCGGAGTCGTCGCAGTCGGAGTATTGTTCGTTTATCAGCACACATTGGTCAAACCACATGATCTAAGCAAAATGAACGCCGCGTTTTTTACGACAAATGCGTTTGTAAGCGTGATTTTGCTGGTGACCTTCGGCGGTGCGGTTTTTCTCAGTCGATGA